The Prosthecomicrobium sp. N25 nucleotide sequence TGGCTTCGCCCGATGTCACGATCGGGGTCGGTGATCTCGTCTTGGAGGCATTCCACCTCGAGACCTGGAGCCTCCGATGACCGCCCGCCTCGACAATACCGCCAAGCTCGCCCCCGCCGCCTTCAAGGCCATGCTCGGCCTCGAGGCGGCCCTGGCGGCGAGCGGCCTCGACCCCGTTCTCCTCGAACTGGTCAAGCTGCGCGCCTCGCAGATCAACGGCTGCGCCTTCTGCATTCACATGCATGTCGCCGACCTCAGGAAGCGGGGAGAGACGGAGATGCGCCTCCACATGCTCCCGGCCTGGCGCGAGTCGAGCCTCTTCACGCCCCGCGAGCGGGCGGCCCTGGGGTGGACCGAAGCGCTCACCGACCTCGCCGCGACCCGCGCGCCGGATGTCGACTACGAGGCCCTGAAGGCTGCCTTCACCGAGGCCGAGCAGGTCAACCTCACCTTCGCGATCGGGGCCATCAACGTCTGGAACCGCCTCAACGTCGGCTTCCGGGTCCCCCATCCGCCGCAGGAGCTCCGCGATGCGGCCTGAGGCGGTCTTCGAGGCGGAGCGGCCGCGGCTCCTCCGCCTCGCCTATCGCATGCTCGGCAGCCGCGCGGCGGCCGAGGACGTCGTGCAGGACGCCTGGCTGCGGTGGGGCGGCGCCGAACGGTCCGGCGTGCGCGACGCCGCCGCCTTCCTGTCGCGGACGGTGACCCGCCTCTGTCTCGACGAGATGAAGTCCGCCCGTGCCCGCCGGGAGAGCTATGTCGGGGCCTGGCTGCCCGAGCCCTTGCTGGAGAGCGCCGAGGAGCCCGTCGACAGCGACCGGATCACGCTCTCTCTCATGCTGGCTCTGGAGCGCCTGTCGCCGCTGGAGCGTGCCGCCTTCCTGCTGCACGACGTCTTCGGCCAGCCGCTCGACGAGGTGGCGGACGTCCTCGGCCGCGAGCCGGCCGCCCTGCGCCAGCTCGCGAGCCGCGCCCGCCGGCATGTCGAGGCCGCCCGCCCGCGCTATCCGGTTTCGCCCGAGGAGGGCGAGCGCATCGCCGGCGCCTTCTTCCGGGCCGCCCACACGGGCGACCTGGACGGGCTCCGCGCCATGCTGGCGGAGCGGGTCGTCCTGCGCTCGGACGGCGGTGGCAAGGTGCTGGCCTTCCGCAACCCGATCCTGGGCGCGGACCGGGTCCTCCGCCTCTACGCCGGCCTCCAGCGCAAGTTCGGACCGGACCACATGAGTCTGATCGCCCCCGCCCGCATCGACGGTCTGCCGGGCTACGTCAGCCGCGAGCGGGACGGCATCCTCCAGACCACCGCCCTCGAGATCGAGGACGGCAAGGTCGCGGCCATCTACATCGTCCGCAATCCCGACAAGCTGGCCCATGTCGCCGGCTGGCTGGAGCGCGGGCCCGACGGCCGCTGACCCGCCCGGGCCGACGTGACGTTGCGTGCCTTGATGCCGCCGGGATCGGTTCCCACGTCTTCTGCGTTGGGTCAGGTGGGCCCAGCGACGCGACGGGGAAGACGATGTCACCGGAAGAAGCCGAAATCATCCGAGACGTGTTCGAGCGGGTCCGCCGCATGGGCCCCGCCCCGCGCGATCCGGCCGCCGAGGCCGCGATCGAGCGCGAGCTGCGCGCCAATCCCGACAGCCTTGTCGGACTGGTCCGCGCCATCGTGGCCCTCGACCGCGAGCGCGCGCACCTCATCGAGGAGAACGATGCCCTGCGCGCCGAACTCCGGGGCGGGGGCGATTCGGGCGGCGGCGGGCTCTTCGGCGGCGGCCATCGCGAGGACCATGCCCCGGGCGACCGCCGCGATCCGTGGGGACGCGGCGGCGATCCCTACGGCAATGAACCCGGCCAGCCCGGACCCGGCCCCGAGCGCCCGCCTGAGCCGGCCCGCGAGCCTTGGGGCAGCCCGCCCTGGGGACGCTGGGGCCGTCCCTCCCAATCCATGCCCCCGGCCGACCAGGCCGGCGGCCCCTGGGGCAACCGCGCGCCCCAGTCGCCTCAGCCGCCCCAGCAGGGCGGCGGCGCGCTCCAGACCGTCGCCGGAGCCGCGGCCGGCATGGTCGGCGGCCTCTTCGCCTACGAGGCGCTCAAGGGGCTCTTCGGCGGCTCGGGCCACGACGGCGGGATGTTCGGTTCCGCGCACGCTTCCGAAAAGGGCGGGCAAGTCGCCTCCAATGATCATTTCGAAACCGGCGGCACCATGGACGACGGCGGCGACTTCTTCGGCGGGCTCGACGATTTCGACGTGACCTGAGCCGCATCAGCCGCTTGGCCCCTTGCCTTCGCGCGGACCTGCAGGCCGCCGGGACCATCCCGGCGGCCTTGTCGCGCATGGCCGGTCGCGCCATCACGAAGTCTTTCAAATCATGACAGCCCGGCTTGATCTTTCACGCGCCCGTGATGCTGCGCTGCAATGTAGTCGAAGGCAGAAATATACAGTAGCATCTCAGAATAAATTTGGCCGCAATTCTGAATTCGCGAGCCCTTCGAGGGCCACAATCCGGTTCTAGCTCTGTTGATGGGCCGGGGATCGCGTCGATTGTCTCCCTGTCCTGACCAACTATAACAGGAGGGACGGATGGCGACCGACTATACATTCGGGATCGAAGAGGAGTTTTTCGTCGTCGACGCCAGAACGCTGAACTCGGCGCGGAGTCTGCCGCCCCAGTTCCTGACCCGCTGCCGCGACCTGCTCGGCGATCGCGTCTCCCTCGAGCTGCTCCAGTCCCAGATCGAGACCCAGACCCAGCCGCACGGCGACGCCCGCGAGGCGCTCGCCGAGCTCCGGGTGCTGCGTGCCGGTGTGGCCGGGGTGGCGGAGGACTTCGGCACGACCCTGATCGCCGCCGGGACACATCCCTTCGCCGACTGGCAGGCCCAGCGCCATACCGAGCGGGCCCGCTACCGAATGGTGATGAACGACCTGCAGATGCTCGGCTACCGCAACCTCCTGTGCGGCCTCCACGTCCACGTCGGGGTCCCGGATCCCGGTCGCCGCGTCGAGCTGATGACGCGCGCCATGCCGTTCCTGCCGCTCTTCCTCGCCCTGTCGACCTCCTCGCCCTTCTGGCGCGGCCGTTCGACCGGTCTCCTCTCCTACCGGCCCGCCGCCTATGACGAACTGCCGCGCACGGGCCTGCCGCCCGTCTTCCGCCACGAGGCGGACTACGGCGCCTTCGTGGCCCAGCTGGTCGGCGCGGGCATCATCCCGGATGCGAGCTACGTCTGGTGGTCGATCCGCCCCTCGCTGGCCCACCCGACCCTGGAGCTCCGCATCGCCGACGCCTGCACGCGACCCGAGGATGCGGTCGCGGTGGCGATGCTCTTCCGGGCGCTCGTCCATCGCCTCGACCGCGACCCGGGCTACGGCGTGGCGGTCGACGCCGTGGTCCGGGCCGTGACGGAGGAGAACCGCTGGCGGGTGCAGCGCGCCGGGCTCGACGCCCGCATCGTCGACGTCCAGCGCGGCGGCGCCGTCACGGTCCGCACCGCGCTGCGCCGGCTCGTCAAGGAACTCGCCCCGGATGCCCGCGCCACCGGCCGGGCCTCCGACCTCGACGGCGTCAAGGCGATCCTCGATTTCGGCACCAGCGCCGACCGGCAGCTCGAGATTTTCGGGACCGCCCGCGACGGCGATCGCACCCGGCAGGACGCCCTCTACCGCGTGGCGAGCTGGCTCGCCCGGGAGACCGTGGAGACGACCGCCGCGCCCCGCGCCGCCGCCCGTCCCGAACTGCGCCTCGTCGCCCCCTGAGGCCGTCCGCAGACGACAAGAAGCCCCGTGCCGGTCCTCCCGGCACGGGGCTTTCTCTTCGGCCGATCCGCGCGAAACCGTGGCCTCGCGTCCGGATCGGACAATCGAAATTTTGGAGCGGGCGAAGGGATTCGAACCCTCGACCCACGGCTTGGGAAGCCGATGCTCTACCCCTGAGCTACACCCGCGTCGAACCAACAGATAGCGCCCCCGGGGGCGGCTCCGCAAGGGGGGTGTCGCGCTCGGCGAGGCCGTGCTCGGTCTTGTTCCAGCGGTGCGGCGCCCGCCCGAGTTCCCGGAACGCGGCGAGCACCGCCAGCATGAGCAGGGGCCAGTAGAGCGGCATCGTCAGGACGTCGAGCCACGAAGCCGGGCTCCGCATCCGGTCGCGGACCCGCGCGGCGAGCAGGACGGCCCCGGCGAGGCCGGTGGCATGGCCCACGAGGCAGAGGGCGAGCAGCAGGTCCGCCGCGAAGGACCGGTCCGCGAAGGTCGCCGAGGCGTCGGCCAGTGCCAGCGCCAGGGTGGCGAGGCCGACCGGATAGAGCAGGGCCGAGAGGATCTGCCCGGGAAGCAGCACCTGCAGCATCAGGAAGTCGCGCCAGCCGAGGTCCGCCCGGAGACGCCGCGGGTACCGCATGTGCACCAGCCAGGTCTGGATCCAGCCCTTCATCCACCGCGTCCGCTGCGCCATCCAGGCGCTGTGGTGCACCGGGGCCTCCTCGGCGGTCGACGACGCGATCACGCCGAGCCGCCCGCCCTCGCGCACCAGCCGGACCGCGATGTCGGCGTCCTCGGTCACGTTGTAGGGGTCCCAAGCCCCGGCCCGCGCCAGGGCCTCGCGCCGGAAATGATTCGAGGTCCCGCCGAGCAGGAAGAGCAGGCCCCGGCCGGCCAGGGCCGGCAGCAGCCCGTCGAACAACATGGCGTATTCGAGGGCGAACTGGCGGGCGAGCCAGGTCCGCGATGCCCCGGCGTTGTCGATCGCGAGCGCCGCCTGCACGCAGACGAGGTCGGCGGGTCCGGCCGCGAAGGCCGCGGCGGCCTTGCGCAACTGGTCCGGCTCCGGCTGGTCCTCCGCGTCGTAGACGGCGACGAGGTCGGCGTCCACGAGCGCCAGCGCGTAGTTCAGCGCCTTCGGCTTGGTGCGCGGCTTCGACGGCGGCACGACCACCCGCTCGATCGGCGTCCCCGCGATGGCCGCCTCGACGGCGGCCCGCGTCGGCCCGTCGTCGGCCTCCACGACGATCCGAATGGCGAGCTTCCCGGCCGGGTAGTCGAGCCGCAGGAGCCCCTGCACGAGCCGCGGCACCACCGCCACCTCCCGGTGGAGCGGCACCAGGACCGCATAGCGCGGCAGGTCCGCATCCGGCAGCGCGGGCGGTTCCGGATCGCGGGGCCGTTCACGCGCGGCGCCAAGGCGGACGACCCCTTGGGCCAGGAACGCGCATTCGAGGAGCCCGATCGCGAGGAGGAGCGGCGTCGACCCGCCGAGCGCCGCGACCGCCGTCGCCGTCAGGACGGCGACCGCCGCCGTCCACCCGCCCGGCAGCTTCGTCCGTGCCGCGGAGAGTGCCGGCCGGCGCTCGGCCAGGTGGCGCGTCGCCCGCCGCGTCAGCGCGGCCGCGTGATGCTCCGCGACGGCGGCACGGATGGTCTTCGGCGACGCGATGCGGATCCGGGCCGCCAGGCCCGGGTCCTGGGCGAGCCGTGCCGCCAGGTAGCCGATCTCGCGCCCGCGCGGCGCGAGCAGGAGCCGCGCCCGCCCGTCCGGCCCCGGCACCAGGATCTGCCGCGCGCGCATGAAGGCCTCCGGGGCCGGCAGGACCGCGTCGTCCTCGGCCGGAGGAACGGTCGGGGCCGCCTCGTAGGCGAGGCCGAGCGCGTCTGCGAGCGCGGGCCACCACACCTCGGCCGACAGGCGGCCGGTGTCGATCAGATGCTCCGCCCGCGAGGCCGACCCCGCCGCCCGCGCCTCCGTCCGCGCCCCCGGCGGCACGCCGAGCCGGGCGAGCAACCGGCCCTCCATGCCGTCAGGGGCCGTCGCAGGGGAGGCGTCCGGTGCCGTCGGCGCCGTCCGGGCCGGAGGGCTTGCGGCGACTGCGCCGGGACCTTGGCCATCCGGCGGGCCGCTCGGGCCGTCGAAAATGGTCTTTTCCTTTGCGGTGGCCTCGCCTAGACTCCGCCGGCCGGCGATCCGGCAGCCGGGCGGCCCGCCCGGGCTGAGGCGCGTGCCGTTCCGCTGCGCCACAGCCGCAGATGATTCCCTTGATCGGCTTGGTTGTCTTGCGAAAAGCGATGCTCGCGAAAAGAATTCCAATCCGATCAAGATCTTGGATGCGTGTGGCCGCCTTCCTGGCCGCGCTCGGCCTGTCGACGGCCGCGGCCCAGCAAGCGCCGGCTCCCGCGTCTCCCCCCGCCGCCGCCCCGCCGGCGCAGGCCGACCGCCAGGGCCTTATCTCTCCGGTCCCGAACTTCTGGGACCCGAAGAGCCGGCCCGAGAAGCCCGCCGGCGATCTCGGCCCGATCCGTTTCCTGACCAGCGGCGACTTCCCGCCCTTCAACTTCCTGGACACGGGGGGGCGGCTGACCGGCTTCAACGTGGATCTCGCACGCGCCGTCTGCGAGGAACTCGCCGCCGCCTGCACGATCCAGATGCGGCCCTTCGACGAACTCGTCCAGGCCCTCTCCGAGCGCCGCGGCGACGCCATCATCGCGGGCCTCTCGGTCGGACCGGAGCTGCGTGCCAAACTCGACACCTCCGACGTCTACCTGACCACCCCCGGCCGTTTCGTCGCCCCCAAGGGCTCGAATCTCACCGCCACGCCCGAGGGGCTGGACCTGCGCTGGATCTCCGTCGTCGCCGGCACCGCCCATGAGG carries:
- a CDS encoding carboxymuconolactone decarboxylase family protein; the protein is MTARLDNTAKLAPAAFKAMLGLEAALAASGLDPVLLELVKLRASQINGCAFCIHMHVADLRKRGETEMRLHMLPAWRESSLFTPRERAALGWTEALTDLAATRAPDVDYEALKAAFTEAEQVNLTFAIGAINVWNRLNVGFRVPHPPQELRDAA
- a CDS encoding sigma-70 family RNA polymerase sigma factor, whose product is MRPEAVFEAERPRLLRLAYRMLGSRAAAEDVVQDAWLRWGGAERSGVRDAAAFLSRTVTRLCLDEMKSARARRESYVGAWLPEPLLESAEEPVDSDRITLSLMLALERLSPLERAAFLLHDVFGQPLDEVADVLGREPAALRQLASRARRHVEAARPRYPVSPEEGERIAGAFFRAAHTGDLDGLRAMLAERVVLRSDGGGKVLAFRNPILGADRVLRLYAGLQRKFGPDHMSLIAPARIDGLPGYVSRERDGILQTTALEIEDGKVAAIYIVRNPDKLAHVAGWLERGPDGR
- a CDS encoding DUF2076 family protein, whose amino-acid sequence is MSPEEAEIIRDVFERVRRMGPAPRDPAAEAAIERELRANPDSLVGLVRAIVALDRERAHLIEENDALRAELRGGGDSGGGGLFGGGHREDHAPGDRRDPWGRGGDPYGNEPGQPGPGPERPPEPAREPWGSPPWGRWGRPSQSMPPADQAGGPWGNRAPQSPQPPQQGGGALQTVAGAAAGMVGGLFAYEALKGLFGGSGHDGGMFGSAHASEKGGQVASNDHFETGGTMDDGGDFFGGLDDFDVT
- a CDS encoding carboxylate-amine ligase — translated: MATDYTFGIEEEFFVVDARTLNSARSLPPQFLTRCRDLLGDRVSLELLQSQIETQTQPHGDAREALAELRVLRAGVAGVAEDFGTTLIAAGTHPFADWQAQRHTERARYRMVMNDLQMLGYRNLLCGLHVHVGVPDPGRRVELMTRAMPFLPLFLALSTSSPFWRGRSTGLLSYRPAAYDELPRTGLPPVFRHEADYGAFVAQLVGAGIIPDASYVWWSIRPSLAHPTLELRIADACTRPEDAVAVAMLFRALVHRLDRDPGYGVAVDAVVRAVTEENRWRVQRAGLDARIVDVQRGGAVTVRTALRRLVKELAPDARATGRASDLDGVKAILDFGTSADRQLEIFGTARDGDRTRQDALYRVASWLARETVETTAAPRAAARPELRLVAP
- a CDS encoding glycosyltransferase; the protein is MLARLGVPPGARTEARAAGSASRAEHLIDTGRLSAEVWWPALADALGLAYEAAPTVPPAEDDAVLPAPEAFMRARQILVPGPDGRARLLLAPRGREIGYLAARLAQDPGLAARIRIASPKTIRAAVAEHHAAALTRRATRHLAERRPALSAARTKLPGGWTAAVAVLTATAVAALGGSTPLLLAIGLLECAFLAQGVVRLGAARERPRDPEPPALPDADLPRYAVLVPLHREVAVVPRLVQGLLRLDYPAGKLAIRIVVEADDGPTRAAVEAAIAGTPIERVVVPPSKPRTKPKALNYALALVDADLVAVYDAEDQPEPDQLRKAAAAFAAGPADLVCVQAALAIDNAGASRTWLARQFALEYAMLFDGLLPALAGRGLLFLLGGTSNHFRREALARAGAWDPYNVTEDADIAVRLVREGGRLGVIASSTAEEAPVHHSAWMAQRTRWMKGWIQTWLVHMRYPRRLRADLGWRDFLMLQVLLPGQILSALLYPVGLATLALALADASATFADRSFAADLLLALCLVGHATGLAGAVLLAARVRDRMRSPASWLDVLTMPLYWPLLMLAVLAAFRELGRAPHRWNKTEHGLAERDTPLAEPPPGALSVGSTRV
- a CDS encoding transporter substrate-binding domain-containing protein, with the protein product MRVAAFLAALGLSTAAAQQAPAPASPPAAAPPAQADRQGLISPVPNFWDPKSRPEKPAGDLGPIRFLTSGDFPPFNFLDTGGRLTGFNVDLARAVCEELAAACTIQMRPFDELVQALSERRGDAIIAGLSVGPELRAKLDTSDVYLTTPGRFVAPKGSNLTATPEGLDLRWISVVAGTAHEAFVLDNFPRSRVVAYPNEAAARDALRDGTVDAHFGDAIGLSFWIAGEASHGCCAFRGEPYLDRGYFGEGFRIAVAKGNKRLKSALDYALQRLSENGTVAELYFRYFPLGYY